One Companilactobacillus heilongjiangensis genomic window, TGAGCCAATTAAGAGTGTTGTGGGTAATAAATATAAAGTGGAATCGATCATCAAGTCAGTTAATGTTGATCCCCACAGTTTTTCGCCCTCAAGTAACGATGCTAAATTGATTGCGGATTCGCGATTGGTTGTGTCGAGTGGCTTGGGTTATGACGATTGGGTCAACAAAATTGTTACCGCAAATAGTCAGAATAAAAATTTGATTGATTTTGCCGGGGATGTGCTTGATAAAAAAGATGGCGACAATGAACATGTTTGGTTTGGCGTTCGGAATGTTCAAAAGTTGAGCCAGTCAATTTATCAACGTATGAGTAAAGTTGATCCCAAAAATAAAGCTTATTATCAAGCTAACTTTAAGAAATATGATTTAAAATTAGATAGTTTAATCCAAAGAGAAGATGCTTTGAAAAAGTATACTAATGGGAAAAAGGCTTATGTCACGGAACCTTTGCCTTATTATCTGCTAAAAGACCTCGGCGTAACGATTGCCAATCCACACTTTGCTAAAGCGATTGAGGATGATACTGACCCTTCAATTGAAGATGTTAAGGATATGGAAAATGGTTTGAAGAATCATCAGGTCAGTTTTTTAGTTGTTAATAAACAAGTTACCAGCGGTATTATTACTAAGATGACCAGTTTAGCTAAGCAATACCATGTGCCAATCGTTTACTTTACGGAAACGTTGCCTAGTGATTTAGGATATTATGACTGGATGGATGGAAACGTCGCTCAGATTGAAAGGATAGTGAAGAAATAGCTGTGATTGAGGCAAAAAATTTAAGCAAAAGCTTTGGAAAACAACTCGTTTTTAAGAATCTGAATTTCAAGATTCAAGCGGGTGATTTTATTAGTTTGATTGGTCCCAATGGTTCAGGTAAAACGACTTTAGTTAAAATCATGATGGGATTAGAAAAGAAAACTAGCGGCGAGTTAAAAATCGACAAGCAGACAATTGGTTACGTGCCCCAATTTCGCAATATTGATATCGATTATCCTTTGGATATTGAGCAGTTTGTTCGTCTGAATTTGAAGTTCACTTTAAGTCCAACCAAACGCCGTCACGATAATGCCATTATTGAAGAAATTTTGGAAAAAACTAAGTTGACGGAATTGAAAAATCGTCCGTTAGGTTTAGCATCTGGCGGTGAAAAACAGAAGGCTTATTTAGCTCAAGCGTTGTTAAATGACCCGAAAGTTTTGATTTTGGATGAGTCCACGGCCAGTTTGGATGTTGAAGTTAAGATGCAACTGATGGATCTCGTGGAAGAATTGAATCACAAATATAATTTAACTGTTATCTTCATTACTCATGATTATGAGTTGACGAAAAAGTACACTAGTCGAGCACTTTTCTTCAAGCACAAGACGATTGAAGAAGTGAACGTGGCCGATGTTTCTGAAGATATGTTTGATATGGGAGGTTAGATTATGTTTGAGTATGAATTTATGCGCGAGGCCTTTATTGCTAGTACATTTATTGCGATAACAGCCGGATTAGTCGGAGTATTCGTCGTTTCTAGAAACATGTCATTTCTGTCTCATACCTTGTCAGAAATCGGTTTTGCGGGTGCTTCATTTGGTATTTTAATTGGAATTTCACCATTAGCAGGGATGATCCTTTTTACATTGGTCAGTTCCGTTGCCGTTGGTAGTTTGAGTTCGGAATCGTCACGTCGAGAAGCTTCAATCAGTGCGATTTCGTCATTATTTATTGGTTTAGGAATCCTGTTTTTATCGCTATCTTCGGAATCAAGCAGTTATGCAACAAATATTTTGTTTGGAAGTATCGTGGGAATCAGTTCCAAAGAAGTCAATCAGTTGATGATTTTGGCATTATTCGTCATATTCGTCTTCATTATTTTCTATAAACCACTCTCATTTGATTCATTTGACCATATAGGCGCCCGTGCAGCCGGTTTAAAGACCAGATTACTATCGATTGCTTTCTTAGTAACATTGGCTCTAAGCGTCAGTATCGGGGCTCAAATCGTAGGTTCATTATTGGTTTTTGTACTTTTGACATTACCAGGTGCGACAGCTAAATACGTCGTTCACACCGTGCCTAAGTTGATTATGGTTTCAGTTGGTTTGTCATTGGCTGGAGTTTGGTTAGGATTGTATTTGGCATTTATTACCAATTGGCCAGTTACATTCTTTATTTCGGGCTTTGAAGTTATAGCCTACTTCTTGGGCTTGAGTTATAAAAACTGGAAACTTAATCATTAGATTGGGGAGCCGCCGGAGGTTGGCAGTGATTTCTGTCCGCTATGAGGACCGGGACGAGCCAAGGTCTCGCCCCTCGCTTTGAAGGCTTGCCATAGTTCGGCAAGTCTCCAAAGTCGCCCTGTGGTGTAAGAGCTAAAGCTCTAACGCCACTTCCACAGCGTACAAAATCACTGCCAACCTCCGGCTAATGTATTTTTTACATTTTTTATAATCGTTGAATTTTATTGTTTATGATATTTTTAAATATACTTAAACGTTTATTAGATAATTAGTATTGATATGTATAGATTCATAAATTAGTCGGAAGGGCTGAAAATATTTACCAGCTGTGGGTGTGGCGTTATGGCTTCAGCCATTACACCACCGAGCGTGTTTGGAGACTTGCTAACTGTGCAAGGCTTCAAACCGAGGTTCGAGACCGTATTTTGGCTCGAGCCGGTCCGCATAGCAGGTAAATGTTTTCAGCCCTGGAGACGGCCAGACGGCCAATAACTAAGGAAAGTAGTAAATTATGAAAGAATTGTGGAATAAATATAAGGATGCGATTCCTTATTTGTTTTTCGGAGTCTTAACTACAGTAGTAAATTACGCAGCCTTTGCCTTATTATGGCGAATGATGGGTATGAATTCTCAAATTGCTAACGCTATTGCATATTTGATCTCGGTTATTTTTGCCTACGTTACTAACAAACTATGGGTTTTCGATTCTCATACGACTACTTGGAAAGCCTTTTTCCAAGAAATGGGTTCGTTCTTCTTATTTAGAGGTGGTTCTTGGTTGATTGATCAAGGAACGATGTTTATCGGAATGATTCTGTTACATGGCAATGGCTTTATCGTTAAGCTGATTGCTAATGTTGTAGTTGTTTTACTTAATTATGTCTTTAGTAAATTTATTATTTTTAGAAAAAGAAACTAGCAGAGAGTGTGACAAAACATGGTCAGCTTTCGAGCATTAAGGCAAACAAGACTAGTAATCCGATTTTGGATTGCTAGTCTTGTTTGTTTTAAGCGGAAAAAGCTATGTTTTGTTGCACGTTTATGCTGCATGTTTAAGAAAAAAGAGTTATGTCATGGCCCCTTTTATTTGGCTATTTAACTGCGTTCATTTTTAATCTCTTCGTGAATTTTTGTTAAGTTAGCTGGCATTTTCAATGTTACGCGTTGG contains:
- a CDS encoding metal ABC transporter permease, producing MFEYEFMREAFIASTFIAITAGLVGVFVVSRNMSFLSHTLSEIGFAGASFGILIGISPLAGMILFTLVSSVAVGSLSSESSRREASISAISSLFIGLGILFLSLSSESSSYATNILFGSIVGISSKEVNQLMILALFVIFVFIIFYKPLSFDSFDHIGARAAGLKTRLLSIAFLVTLALSVSIGAQIVGSLLVFVLLTLPGATAKYVVHTVPKLIMVSVGLSLAGVWLGLYLAFITNWPVTFFISGFEVIAYFLGLSYKNWKLNH
- a CDS encoding metal ABC transporter ATP-binding protein is translated as MIEAKNLSKSFGKQLVFKNLNFKIQAGDFISLIGPNGSGKTTLVKIMMGLEKKTSGELKIDKQTIGYVPQFRNIDIDYPLDIEQFVRLNLKFTLSPTKRRHDNAIIEEILEKTKLTELKNRPLGLASGGEKQKAYLAQALLNDPKVLILDESTASLDVEVKMQLMDLVEELNHKYNLTVIFITHDYELTKKYTSRALFFKHKTIEEVNVADVSEDMFDMGG
- a CDS encoding GtrA family protein, which encodes MKELWNKYKDAIPYLFFGVLTTVVNYAAFALLWRMMGMNSQIANAIAYLISVIFAYVTNKLWVFDSHTTTWKAFFQEMGSFFLFRGGSWLIDQGTMFIGMILLHGNGFIVKLIANVVVVLLNYVFSKFIIFRKRN
- a CDS encoding metal ABC transporter solute-binding protein, Zn/Mn family, with protein sequence MRKRKGLLLALFSLLIFIGGCSHRPTSPKIITTTVNTYIEPIKSVVGNKYKVESIIKSVNVDPHSFSPSSNDAKLIADSRLVVSSGLGYDDWVNKIVTANSQNKNLIDFAGDVLDKKDGDNEHVWFGVRNVQKLSQSIYQRMSKVDPKNKAYYQANFKKYDLKLDSLIQREDALKKYTNGKKAYVTEPLPYYLLKDLGVTIANPHFAKAIEDDTDPSIEDVKDMENGLKNHQVSFLVVNKQVTSGIITKMTSLAKQYHVPIVYFTETLPSDLGYYDWMDGNVAQIERIVKK